In the Paenibacillus sp. FSL H7-0357 genome, one interval contains:
- a CDS encoding flagellar biosynthetic protein FliO, giving the protein MPANSEPLGNSNPLLNLLNVIFVLAAIVILIVLLIRFLGRRNQTLMSGRSIRTLGALGLGPNKSVQIIEIGGSLYMIGVGENISMLDKITDPAEVALIISTFEEESSGQNNFLVPLISKIKAKVRGEVPSQEIELSETSSFYETLQSKLALAPERNEKMEELLRDDALKDESRDL; this is encoded by the coding sequence ATGCCGGCTAACAGCGAACCGCTGGGAAACAGTAATCCCCTGCTGAATTTGCTCAACGTTATTTTTGTCCTTGCGGCAATCGTCATTCTTATAGTGCTGCTGATCCGTTTTCTTGGCCGCCGCAATCAGACGTTAATGAGCGGGCGCTCCATCCGAACGCTGGGTGCGCTCGGACTGGGCCCCAATAAGTCTGTGCAGATTATTGAAATCGGCGGCAGCCTTTACATGATCGGGGTCGGTGAGAATATATCCATGCTGGATAAAATCACGGACCCGGCGGAAGTGGCACTTATCATTTCTACGTTTGAAGAAGAGTCGTCAGGACAGAACAACTTTCTGGTGCCGCTCATTTCCAAAATCAAAGCCAAGGTGCGCGGTGAGGTTCCATCTCAGGAAATCGAACTTAGTGAAACATCCTCTTTTTATGAGACCCTGCAATCCAAGCTTGCACTTGCACCTGAGCGCAACGAAAAGATGGAAGAGCTTCTCCGGGATGATGCACTTAAAGATGAGTCGAGGGATTTATGA
- the fliM gene encoding flagellar motor switch protein FliM has product MVDVLSQNEIDALLAALSSGEMDADELKKEETQKKIRSYDFKRAVRFSKDHIRSLTRIHDNFARYLTTYFSAQLRTFVQISVVQVEQLPYDEFIRSIPKMTILNIFEAEPLEGRMVMEVHPNIAFAMLDRLLGGFGTAPSKINALTEIETTIMERIFSRCFESLQEAWKTVLDINPRMEALETNPQFMQIVSPNETIALISLSTKIGDTTGMINLCIPHVVLEPIMTRLSVHQWFVSEKKVRDEVELESIRSRVHRAQLPIVAELGESRLSIAEFLGLSVGDVISLNKTVDSGLSIKVGDKLKFIGSPGMIKERVAVQIDEIVSEGAEEFDE; this is encoded by the coding sequence TTGGTTGATGTACTATCACAAAATGAAATTGATGCTCTGCTTGCCGCACTTTCATCCGGTGAAATGGATGCCGACGAACTTAAAAAAGAAGAAACCCAGAAAAAAATCCGCTCTTACGATTTCAAACGGGCCGTACGCTTCTCGAAAGATCATATCCGCAGTCTTACGCGGATTCATGATAACTTTGCCCGCTATCTTACGACGTACTTTTCGGCCCAATTGCGTACCTTTGTGCAGATCAGTGTCGTACAAGTAGAGCAGCTCCCTTATGATGAGTTCATCCGTTCCATTCCAAAAATGACGATTCTGAATATTTTCGAAGCGGAACCGCTGGAGGGACGAATGGTCATGGAGGTGCATCCGAATATTGCCTTTGCCATGCTCGATAGGCTGCTGGGCGGTTTTGGAACAGCACCAAGCAAGATTAATGCACTGACCGAAATTGAAACAACCATCATGGAGAGGATTTTCAGCAGATGCTTTGAAAGTCTACAGGAAGCCTGGAAGACGGTTCTGGATATTAATCCACGGATGGAAGCTCTGGAGACGAACCCGCAATTCATGCAGATTGTATCACCGAATGAAACGATTGCGCTGATCTCGTTAAGCACCAAAATAGGCGACACTACCGGGATGATCAATCTATGTATCCCTCATGTCGTACTGGAGCCGATTATGACAAGGCTGTCCGTACACCAATGGTTTGTTTCTGAGAAGAAGGTGCGGGACGAGGTTGAACTTGAATCTATCCGTTCGAGAGTTCACAGGGCGCAGCTGCCTATAGTTGCAGAGCTGGGCGAATCCAGGTTATCCATAGCTGAATTTCTCGGGCTTAGCGTCGGCGACGTAATCTCTCTCAATAAGACCGTGGATTCCGGGCTGTCGATCAAAGTAGGGGACAAGCTGAAATTCATTGGAAGTCCAGGGATGATTAAAGAGCGTGTAGCTGTGCAAATAGACGAGATTGTCAGTGAAGGAGCTGAAGAGTTTGACGAGTAA
- the fliY gene encoding flagellar motor switch phosphatase FliY has protein sequence MTSKDYLSQEEIDALLRQSAEGSMEPQEKTVDDYLTPFEQDALGEIGNITFGSAATALSTLLGKKVDITTPQVSIITRGQFEEAFPKPHVAVHVQYVDGFQGINSLVIKIRDAQVIADLMLGGEGEPKDEELNEIHISAVQEAMNQMMGSSATSMSTIFNRFVNISPPGIDILNMSSGEGVGSLPDDETLIQISFRLKIGDLIDSTIMQLLPVQFAKDMVSMLLGDVSQADQEAAVSTADKSAAPAPASAPAQAPAAPPVQQTPPGPGEVPPQYPPQGMPPYPGMPEGGYYYPPAGMPAYGMPGVPPYGVPPQGVPYGQVPPQAPPPGRNVNVQPVQFANLSAGAFGNIDENNLNLLMDIPLRVTVELGRTQKQIKDILEMSQGSIIELDKLAGEPVDILVNNKLIAKGEVVVIDENFGVRVTDIVSQWDRIQKLQ, from the coding sequence TTGACGAGTAAAGACTATTTATCCCAAGAAGAGATCGATGCTCTTCTCAGACAGTCCGCGGAAGGCTCAATGGAACCACAGGAAAAGACAGTTGATGATTACCTGACACCATTTGAGCAGGATGCGCTGGGGGAAATCGGCAATATTACTTTTGGCAGTGCAGCGACTGCACTTTCCACTTTGCTGGGTAAGAAGGTTGATATTACGACTCCGCAAGTGTCCATCATTACCCGCGGACAGTTTGAGGAAGCTTTTCCTAAACCTCATGTTGCCGTACATGTACAGTACGTGGATGGTTTTCAAGGCATTAACTCATTGGTAATCAAAATCAGGGATGCGCAAGTCATTGCCGACTTAATGCTTGGCGGTGAAGGAGAACCGAAGGATGAAGAGCTGAATGAAATTCATATCAGCGCCGTGCAGGAAGCAATGAACCAGATGATGGGCTCATCTGCTACCTCCATGTCAACGATCTTCAACCGGTTCGTCAACATCTCGCCTCCGGGAATCGACATCCTGAATATGTCGAGTGGAGAAGGGGTAGGCAGTCTTCCGGATGACGAAACCTTGATTCAAATTTCCTTCCGTCTGAAGATCGGGGATCTTATCGACTCCACGATTATGCAGCTTTTGCCGGTTCAGTTCGCCAAGGATATGGTCAGCATGCTGCTCGGAGATGTCAGCCAGGCGGATCAGGAGGCGGCTGTGTCGACAGCGGATAAGTCTGCTGCACCAGCGCCTGCATCTGCACCTGCCCAGGCTCCTGCAGCCCCTCCAGTGCAGCAGACACCGCCTGGACCTGGTGAAGTGCCGCCGCAATATCCGCCGCAGGGAATGCCGCCTTATCCGGGGATGCCTGAAGGAGGCTATTATTATCCACCGGCAGGAATGCCCGCTTATGGAATGCCGGGCGTGCCGCCATATGGAGTACCGCCGCAGGGAGTGCCTTACGGACAGGTTCCACCGCAGGCGCCGCCTCCTGGACGCAATGTAAATGTACAGCCTGTTCAATTCGCTAATCTTAGCGCAGGAGCCTTTGGCAATATTGATGAAAATAATTTAAATTTATTGATGGACATACCACTGAGAGTGACCGTAGAATTAGGAAGGACCCAGAAGCAGATCAAAGATATTCTGGAAATGTCGCAAGGTTCGATTATCGAGCTGGACAAGCTGGCTGGTGAGCCTGTTGACATTCTGGTGAACAACAAGCTCATTGCCAAGGGTGAAGTCGTAGTTATCGACGAAAACTTCGGTGTTCGCGTTACGGATATCGTCAGCCAGTGGGACCGAATTCAAAAATTACAATAA
- the fliP gene encoding flagellar type III secretion system pore protein FliP (The bacterial flagellar biogenesis protein FliP forms a type III secretion system (T3SS)-type pore required for flagellar assembly.), whose protein sequence is MKKKLILSFLLLGMFSVLLLHPIHADPIPNINIQVGDSNGSSSGGTSSISILLLVTVLSVAPAFLVLMTSFTRIVIVLGFVRTSLGTQQMPPNQVLVGLALFLTLFIMSPTLAQVNETALQPYMKGTLTQSEALNKAAEPMKEFMFKQTDTKDLLLFMNYTGNNATVKPATYNDIPLTVMVPAFAIGEMKKAFTMGFMIFIPFLIIDIVVSSTLMAMGMMMLPPVMISLPFKIMLFVLVDGWYLVVKSLLMSFNT, encoded by the coding sequence ATGAAAAAAAAGCTGATTCTTTCATTTCTGCTGCTCGGTATGTTCAGTGTTTTGCTTTTGCATCCGATACACGCTGATCCTATACCGAACATTAATATTCAAGTAGGCGACAGTAACGGCTCAAGCAGCGGGGGTACCAGTTCCATCTCTATTCTGCTACTTGTGACAGTTCTGAGTGTAGCCCCGGCTTTTCTAGTTCTAATGACCAGCTTCACACGGATCGTCATCGTATTGGGTTTTGTCAGAACCTCACTCGGTACACAGCAGATGCCTCCGAACCAAGTGCTTGTAGGATTGGCGCTTTTTCTTACTCTCTTCATAATGTCGCCTACACTTGCACAGGTGAATGAAACGGCGCTGCAGCCGTACATGAAAGGTACCTTAACTCAGTCCGAAGCGCTTAATAAAGCAGCCGAACCGATGAAGGAATTCATGTTCAAACAGACGGACACCAAAGATCTGCTTTTGTTTATGAATTACACGGGCAACAATGCCACGGTCAAACCCGCCACGTACAATGATATTCCGTTGACAGTGATGGTGCCGGCTTTTGCCATTGGTGAAATGAAAAAGGCGTTTACAATGGGCTTCATGATTTTTATACCTTTTCTGATCATTGATATTGTAGTTTCGAGTACACTGATGGCCATGGGGATGATGATGCTGCCTCCGGTCATGATTTCATTACCGTTCAAAATAATGCTCTTCGTACTGGTAGACGGCTGGTACTTAGTTGTAAAATCACTGCTGATGAGTTTTAACACCTGA
- a CDS encoding flagellar FlbD family protein codes for MISVTRLNGTPMFLNALLVEMVEEGPDTYITLVTGKRLIVLEKADEVIRKIRDYNRDIGTYAATIKVQSMEELS; via the coding sequence ATGATTTCGGTAACAAGATTGAATGGAACGCCAATGTTTTTAAATGCTTTGCTGGTAGAAATGGTAGAGGAAGGCCCGGATACTTACATTACACTGGTAACCGGAAAAAGACTGATCGTGCTTGAAAAAGCCGACGAGGTCATACGTAAGATCCGAGATTATAACAGGGACATAGGCACATATGCTGCCACCATTAAAGTCCAGTCTATGGAGGAGCTCTCATGA
- the fliQ gene encoding flagellar biosynthesis protein FliQ, with translation MNTEFIIGLAGQAVYLVLETSAPMLILGLVVGLIVSIFQATTQIQEQTLAFVPKIVAVLLALLLFGPWIITKLVDFTSQILGSLYMYIG, from the coding sequence ATGAATACGGAGTTTATTATCGGTCTAGCCGGCCAAGCCGTATATTTGGTGCTGGAAACAAGCGCTCCCATGCTGATTCTTGGTCTGGTGGTAGGACTGATAGTCAGTATTTTCCAAGCTACAACCCAGATTCAGGAGCAGACGCTTGCGTTCGTTCCCAAAATCGTCGCCGTACTGCTTGCATTACTGCTGTTCGGCCCTTGGATCATTACGAAGCTGGTAGACTTCACCAGTCAAATATTGGGCAGTCTCTACATGTATATCGGTTAA
- a CDS encoding response regulator: protein MANRILIVDDAAFMRMMIRDILSKNGFEVVGEAQDGSQAIEKFKELRPDLITMDITMPEMDGIAALKEIKKVDANAKVIMCSAMGQQAMVIDAIQAGAKDFIVKPFQADRVIEAINKTLGV from the coding sequence ATGGCTAACCGAATTCTAATCGTGGACGATGCAGCATTTATGAGAATGATGATCCGGGATATTTTGTCAAAGAACGGATTTGAGGTAGTGGGTGAAGCCCAGGACGGTTCGCAGGCTATTGAGAAGTTTAAAGAACTGCGTCCGGATCTGATCACGATGGATATTACCATGCCTGAAATGGACGGAATTGCCGCCCTTAAAGAAATCAAAAAAGTAGATGCCAATGCCAAGGTCATCATGTGTTCAGCCATGGGTCAGCAGGCTATGGTCATTGACGCGATTCAAGCGGGTGCCAAGGACTTTATCGTTAAACCGTTCCAGGCAGACCGTGTTATTGAAGCGATCAATAAAACGCTGGGCGTGTAG
- the fliR gene encoding flagellar biosynthetic protein FliR → METLLQSFPVFLLIFCRISAFFVVIPVFSSQSLPATFKIGLSFFVALVVFSSRGTGIVVPQDLTYILLVAREALIGLLLGFIGYLMFMTIQTAGSFIDIQIGFGIANVIDPMTGASAPIIGNFKYMIALLLFLSMNGHHYLLNAIVYSYNWVPLDNDLFVKMINGSLSEFLVRSFAQSFMLAFQMSAPLVTALFLTDIGLAFLARTAPQYNVFVIGVPLKIIIGLALLLILMPSLAALFQNLFDIMFESMQNLLGLMGKSP, encoded by the coding sequence ATGGAGACCCTTCTGCAAAGTTTTCCCGTCTTTCTGTTGATTTTTTGTCGAATTTCCGCCTTTTTTGTTGTAATACCAGTGTTTTCTTCTCAGAGTCTGCCGGCAACTTTCAAAATTGGATTGTCCTTTTTTGTCGCCTTAGTTGTCTTCAGCTCAAGGGGGACCGGCATTGTTGTTCCGCAGGACCTCACCTACATTCTGCTAGTGGCCAGGGAAGCGTTGATAGGTTTGCTGCTCGGGTTCATCGGCTATCTGATGTTTATGACGATTCAGACGGCCGGATCCTTCATTGATATTCAAATCGGATTTGGGATTGCCAACGTCATTGACCCAATGACTGGAGCATCAGCCCCAATCATAGGTAACTTTAAGTACATGATTGCCCTGCTGCTGTTTCTGAGCATGAATGGACATCATTACTTGCTGAATGCGATCGTATACAGCTATAACTGGGTACCTCTAGACAACGATTTGTTTGTCAAAATGATCAATGGCAGCCTTTCAGAATTTCTGGTCCGCTCTTTTGCCCAATCTTTTATGCTGGCCTTTCAAATGTCGGCACCTTTGGTTACCGCGCTGTTTCTTACGGATATCGGTTTAGCCTTTCTGGCAAGAACCGCTCCGCAATATAATGTATTCGTCATCGGGGTACCGCTCAAAATTATTATAGGTCTCGCGCTGCTTCTTATTCTGATGCCGAGTCTGGCTGCGTTGTTCCAGAATCTCTTCGACATTATGTTTGAGTCCATGCAAAATTTGCTGGGGCTTATGGGGAAGAGTCCTTAG
- a CDS encoding flagellar basal body-associated FliL family protein, producing MKKMMPWLITILLAVTLIVVAAFLLMDKIFPSDANDVKAAVQNVETNRMSADQIVELTAQITDIKTNLADPDYILSVDIAFQLDTAKSKEEFEKIKAIKITPLIIKAIADTKPEDLNGASGKDQISSKLVNIINKNLTEGSITQIEFTKFIMASI from the coding sequence ATGAAAAAGATGATGCCGTGGCTCATTACAATTTTACTTGCGGTAACACTCATCGTAGTAGCTGCATTTTTACTAATGGATAAGATCTTCCCAAGCGATGCGAATGATGTGAAAGCAGCAGTTCAAAATGTGGAAACCAACAGAATGAGTGCTGATCAAATCGTCGAACTGACGGCGCAAATCACCGATATCAAAACTAATCTTGCCGATCCCGATTACATCCTTTCAGTAGACATCGCGTTCCAATTGGATACAGCGAAGTCCAAGGAAGAATTCGAAAAGATAAAAGCTATTAAGATCACGCCGCTAATTATTAAGGCGATTGCCGATACCAAACCAGAGGATCTGAATGGTGCTAGCGGCAAAGATCAAATCAGCAGCAAGCTGGTGAATATAATCAACAAGAATTTGACTGAAGGGTCTATAACCCAAATCGAATTCACTAAATTCATTATGGCTTCTATTTAG
- the flhB gene encoding flagellar biosynthesis protein FlhB — protein sequence MPKPKRYKLDLQHFGGDKTEKATPKKRQDARKKGQVAKSAELSGAVVLFSALLSLTMFGSFMKERFMSLYLDVFQNRMMMEVTAENVSKMFNEYGLQILILLAPLLGITFLLALVVNFAQVGFMASGEGITPKFSKINPIKGFKNIFSMRSFVEFLKSVFKLVLIAYLVYSTLWGEKESFAALSHVNAEGVYRFTAKMTMNLGIKIAAVLFIMAVLDYMYQKYEHEKSLKMSKQDIKDEYKKMEGDPLIKGKIRERQRRMAMQRMMQEVPKADVIITNPTHFAVALKYDGSKMEAPQIIAKGQDYVALRIRELAKEHGVVTMENKPLARALFQRAEIGDVVPADLFQAVAEVLAYVYKLKGKRR from the coding sequence ATGCCGAAGCCGAAACGATATAAATTGGATCTTCAGCATTTTGGGGGGGACAAGACAGAGAAAGCCACCCCGAAAAAACGTCAGGATGCCCGTAAAAAGGGTCAGGTAGCCAAAAGTGCCGAACTTTCCGGTGCGGTTGTATTGTTTTCGGCGCTGCTTAGTCTGACGATGTTCGGAAGTTTCATGAAAGAACGTTTTATGAGTTTGTATTTGGATGTTTTTCAGAATCGCATGATGATGGAAGTAACAGCGGAAAATGTGTCCAAGATGTTCAACGAGTATGGTCTGCAGATACTGATTCTGCTGGCCCCGCTGCTCGGGATTACCTTCTTACTCGCACTAGTCGTGAATTTTGCACAGGTTGGCTTTATGGCCTCAGGTGAGGGGATTACGCCTAAGTTCAGCAAGATTAATCCAATCAAAGGGTTCAAAAATATATTTTCCATGCGTTCGTTTGTGGAATTCCTGAAATCGGTCTTTAAACTGGTGCTGATTGCCTATCTGGTTTACAGCACGCTTTGGGGAGAGAAAGAGAGTTTTGCCGCTCTTTCACATGTGAATGCGGAGGGTGTATACCGTTTCACTGCAAAGATGACCATGAATCTTGGCATCAAAATAGCAGCTGTATTGTTTATTATGGCAGTTCTCGATTATATGTACCAGAAGTACGAACATGAAAAAAGTCTGAAAATGTCCAAGCAGGACATTAAAGATGAATACAAAAAGATGGAGGGCGATCCCTTAATTAAAGGAAAGATCAGGGAGCGCCAACGCCGAATGGCAATGCAGCGGATGATGCAGGAAGTGCCAAAGGCGGATGTGATCATTACGAATCCTACGCACTTTGCCGTTGCCCTTAAATATGACGGTTCCAAAATGGAGGCTCCGCAGATTATAGCCAAAGGCCAGGATTATGTGGCGCTCCGCATTCGAGAGCTGGCTAAGGAGCATGGTGTTGTGACTATGGAGAACAAGCCGCTGGCACGGGCATTATTCCAAAGAGCAGAAATTGGCGATGTCGTTCCTGCCGATCTGTTCCAGGCGGTTGCCGAAGTGCTGGCCTATGTATACAAGCTTAAAGGTAAGAGGAGATAA